The DNA segment GCAATTCGATGATCGGCACGATCGTGCCGCGCAGGTTCAACACGCCCTTGATATGCGAGGGGGTGTTGGGAATCTTCGTGACGGCGGTGTAGCCTTTGATCTCTTGCACCCGGAGAATGTCCACCCCGTAGAGTTCGTCGCCCAGATTGAACGTGAGGAACTGGCTGCCGTCCGTCGTCAGCCCGATCTGCTGATTCAGCTCCTTCGTCGCACTTTCCACTGTCGCTGCGGCCATAGAATCCTCCTTCGTGATCGCTCACTCCTCGATTCAGCTCCCGTGCGATGAGCGCGGCTCGGCACACAGGGAGCTGTCACCTGCACGCTGCCCGGACGGTTCGGATACAAGAGAATGACATCTCGCAAGGCTGACCGCAGAAGCGGTGCCTCCATGGCCTGGTTCGTGAAGCAAGTCGTAATGGGGGAATGCTGCTGAAGCAGGATTGTGTACGACTGGCTGACCCCAGCGTTGTCGTGAAACGGGGTCAGCCCCACCAGACGTGGGAACGGCTCACCATTGAGCTCCATGGTTTCTCCTTGCGAGAGGTCCGGCGCCTGGCGCTCCGTTCGAGCGCACGGCCCGTAACCCACACCGAACACTGCTCTTCCCGACTATGCCGTGCTAGATTCTTTTTGTCTCCTTCTATTCAAACTTAAGCTCCTGTACCTCTCCACCGGCCAACAACCGGTCCATGTCCAATAGGGCCACCAGCTTGTCGCCCGATTTCCCGATGCCGTTCAAGAAACTCACATCCACCTGGGCCCCGAACTGCGGCGAGGGTTGGATGTCCTTCTTGTCGATGTTCAACACGTCCGAGACCGAATCGACGACGAGCCCCATCACCTTGTCCCGCACCACCACCACGATGATGACGGTGAACGCCGTGTAGTCGATCGTCGGCATCCCGAACTTGGTGCGCAATTCGATGATCGGCACGATCGTGCCGCGCAGATTCAGCACGCCCTTGATATGCGAGGGGGTGTTGGGAATCTTCGTGACGGCGGTGTAGCCTTTGATCTCTTGCACCTGGAGAATGTCCACCCCGTAGAGTTCGTCGCCCAGATTGAACGTGAGGAACTGGCTGCCGTCCGTCGTCAGCCCGATCTGTTCTTTCAGTTCTTTCGTCACGGGCTCAAGCGTTGTCGCGGCCATGGAGTCCTCCTATGCAAAACTTTCGTTCATCACCGATTCCGTTCTCCGGTTCGATGGAATAGGCGGTCTCCATGGCCCTCCACTCCAGGTTGTGATGACCTACGTCACTCTTGAGTAGTGACTGGACTCCTAGGCCGGTAGTGACCCTATCGGACGGAGCAAGAATTTCTTTAGGGGGCCGACTCACATTTGATGAAGATGGTC comes from the Nitrospira sp. SG-bin1 genome and includes:
- a CDS encoding chemotaxis protein CheW, which produces MKEQIGLTTDGSQFLTFNLGDELYGVDILQVQEIKGYTAVTKIPNTPSHIKGVLNLRGTIVPIIELRTKFGMPTIDYTAFTVIIVVVVRDKVMGLVVDSVSDVLNIDKKDIQPSPQFGAQVDVSFLNGIGKSGDKLVALLDMDRLLAGGEVQELKFE